In the genome of Rhodamnia argentea isolate NSW1041297 chromosome 3, ASM2092103v1, whole genome shotgun sequence, one region contains:
- the LOC115729015 gene encoding uncharacterized protein LOC115729015, translating to MDLPSSHTDPQQSLHHHRQREGYSLSQSFDKSAPSSYGYYPQYPQGHRDQQYYPYNQYPHPSTSHQTLRPPHGSGPAQQSAPGSGRVDSVSGQVQLQVPQHLYNLLQQCAAAGGGGAPVSGTPGLSGATSAAVAALSQLSQLAATMSVAERVISGFGQPQVSHSPYSGGNQPFRGSNHGHFAHHCASLGGPTINGRVHGRRWHKGGHKIYKGSKSSNNNRKPSLEAQAVEATAACQASDNAVHKAPTQGGKAAWCELCRVECTSLEILEQHKNGKRHKKNMQRAEQLKNAANKIEAPLQNFQDPGAGPGPDSSQLCNIVPQGDLLAKIDGNSSGAIADVPIDTVGQADHSTESSLNLHVQNQVENRKSGKKRKIKGGGEGKRQKKLEATAHPLKPPQSKAVGPIVCDLCNVRCDTREVFDRHLSGKKHIARHIRFEGHRAQYGPLGLQGLYPPNPAAAPLVSHPQGRLEPQILNALYGATPVQNCNAAASDGTAEPTVLVKL from the exons ATGGATCTCCCCTCCTCTCACACGGACCCCCAACAATCTCTCCATCACCATCGACAACGAGAAGGGTATTCACTGTCTCAATCGTTCGACAAGTCGGCCCCGTCCAGTTACGGCTATTATCCTCAATACCCGCAAGGTCACCGGGACCAGCAATACTACCCCTACAATCAGTACCCACACCCGTCGACCTCTCACCAGACGCTACGGCCCCCGCACGGATCCGGGCCGGCGCAGCAATCGGCCCCGGGCTCCGGTCGGGTCGATTCGGTGAGCGGTCAGGTCCAGCTTCAGGTCCCGCAGCATCTGTATAATCTGCTCCAGCAATGCGCCGCTGCCGGCGGAGGCGGAGCGCCGGTCTCGGGAACGCCCGGACTGAGTGGGGCCACGTCAGCTGCCGTGGCGGCGCTGTCGCAGCTGAGTCAGCTTGCGGCCACGATGAGCGTGGCGGAGAGGGTGATTTCTGGGTTTGGCCAGCCGCAG GTTAGTCACTCTCCATACAGTGGCGGTAACCAGCCATTTAGGGGGTCCAACCATGGACACTTTGCCCACCATTGTGCTAGTTTAGGCGGTCCAACAATTAATGGGAGAGTACATGGACGCAGGTGGCACAAGGGTGGCCATAAGATATACAAGGGCTCAAAATCGTCTAATAACAACAGGAAACCATCTCTAGAGGCACAAGCAGTGGAAGCTACAGCTGCATGTCAGGCTTCTGATAATGCTGTCCATAAAGCCCCAACTCAAGGGGGAAAAGCTGCTTGGTGCGAACTCTGTAGAGTTGAGTGCACCAGCTTAGAAATACTTGAGCAGCATAAGAATGGAAAGCGGCATAAGAAGAACATGCAGAGAGCCGAACAACTGAAGAATGCTGCGAATAAAATCGAGGCCCCATTACAAAATTTCCAGGACCCTGGAGCTGGGCCTGGTCCGGACAGTTCCCAACTGTGCAACATTGTTCCACAAGGAGACTTACTTGCTAAAATTGATGGCAATAGCAGTGGTGCAATCGCAGATGTGCCAATAGATACAGTAGGACAGGCGGACCACTCTACGGAGTCATCGCTCAATTTGCATGTCCAGAATCAAGTTGAGAATAGGAAGTCTGGCAAGAAACGAAAAATTAAGGGGGGTGGAGAAGGGAAACGCCAGAAGAAGTTGGAAGCCACTGCGCACCCACTTAAACCTCCTCAGTCTAAGGCAGTTGGTCCAATAGTATGTGATCTGTGCAATGTTAGGTGCGACACAAGGGAAGTGTTTGATCGCCATCTTTCTGGTAAGAAGCACATTGCTAGGCATATACGCTTTGAAGGGCACCGAGCTCAGTATGGACCACTAGGACTGCAGGGTCTCTACCCTCCAAATCCTGCCGCAGCACCTCTTGTTTCACACCCTCAGGGTCGACTGGAACCACAAATTCTCAATGCCCTTTATGGCGCAACGCCAGTTCAGAATTGCAATGCTGCTGCGTCGGATGGAACTGCAGAGCCCACCGTTCTTGTCAAACTTTAG
- the LOC115729021 gene encoding probable pectinesterase 68: MADSMSSSFFVLCCLASFFLLFFSHSPLQVAGSDAAAHAPTPAKHRHRWVGPIGHLLITVGVDGSADFESVQAAVDSIPENNRKTVTIRISAGFYIEKVVVPANKPFITFQGEGRDATVIEWHDRASDRGANGQQLRTYRTASVSVFANYFSARNISFKNTAPAPMPGMQGWQAVAFRISGDKAYFSGCGFYGAQDTLCDDAGRHYFRECYIEGSIDFIFGNGRSMYKDCQLHSIATRFGSIAAHGRKSPEEETGFAFVRCRVTGTGPLYVGRAMGRYSRIVYSYTYFDDLVAHGGWDDWDHASNKNKTMFFGVYKCFGPGAAATRGVSWARELDYDEAHRFLVKSFVNGRHWIAPYDA; encoded by the exons ATGGCTGATTCCATGAGTTCTTCCTTCTTTGTTCTCTGTTGCTTGGCCTCCTTTTTCTTACTCTTCTTCTCTCACTCGCCATTGCAGGTCGCGGGATCCGATGCCGCCGCCCATGCCCCCACCCCTGCCAAGCACCGCCACAGGTGGGTCGGCCCCATCGGGCACCTCCTCATCACCGTCGGTGTCGACGGGTCCGCCGACTTCGAGTCGGTCCAGGCCGCTGTCGACTCCATTCCAGAGAACAACAGGAAGACCGTCACCATTCGAATCAGTGCCGGATTTTACAT TGAGAAGGTGGTTGTCCCGGCGAACAAGCCCTTCATCACGTTCCAAGGCGAGGGAAGAGACGCGACGGTGATCGAGTGGCACGACAGAGCAAGCGACCGCGGTGCCAACGGCCAACAGCTCCGTACTTACCGAACGGCTTCGGTCTCCGTTTTCGCCAATTATTTCTCCGCCAGGAATATTAGCTTCAAG AACACGGCACCGGCGCCGATGCCGGGGATGCAAGGGTGGCAAGCGGTGGCGTTCCGGATATCGGGGGACAAGGCGTACTTCTCGGGGTGCGGATTCTACGGCGCACAGGACACGCTGTGCGACGATGCTGGCCGGCACTACTTCAGGGAGTGCTACATCGAGGGGTCCATCGACTTCATCTTCGGAAATGGCCGGTCCATGTACAAA GATTGCCAGCTCCATTCGATAGCGACGAGGTTCGGGTCGATAGCGGCCCACGGCAGGAAGTCGCCGGAGGAGGAGACGGGGTTCGCCTTCGTGCGGTGCCGGGTCACGGGGACGGGCCCGCTCTACGTGGGCCGGGCCATGGGCCGGTACTCCCGGATCGTCTACTCCTACACTTACTTCGACGACCTCGTCGCCCACGGCGGATGGGACGACTGGGACCACGCCAGCAACAAGAACAA GACTATGTTTTTTGGAGTTTACAAGTGTTTCGGTCCGGGGGCCGCCGCGACCCGCGGAGTATCGTGGGCTCGGGAGCTCGACTACGATGAGGCCCATCGGTTCCTCGTCAAGAGCTTCGTCAACGGAAGGCACTGGATCGCGCCTTACGACGCTTGA